ACCCGCCCCGACCCGGCCAGCCGGGCGAGCCCGTCGGTCAGCGCCTGGTCGCCCTCGCCGGAGGGGAGGACGACGACGGTGCGGCCTCCGGCGCAGGCGTCGACCAGCTCCCGGGCGGTACCGGCCGTGATGTCCACGATCTCCACGCCGATCCCGGCCTCGCGCAGATACGGCAGCTGCGGGTGGGCGTCGTCGGCGCACAGCACCTGGTCGGCGGCGTGCAGCGTCTGCCACGCGGGCCAGGACAGCAGACCCGGCGCAACGCGGTGGCTGGCGGTGAGCAGGACGATTCGGCCGGGTGCGGGTGCTTCGGTGGTCACCCGTCGAACCTACCCCGCGCTGTTACGCACCCGGCTCGACGGGCTCCGGCTCCTTGGTGACCTGGGTGATCCAGGGTGCCTTGTAGCTGCCGAGCTCGAGCTTCTGGTCGTCCCAGGTGCCGTAGCGGGGGTTGACGTCGATGTTGAGCGACTTGGCTGCGGCGGTGAAAGCCTTGTTCAGCGTGGCCTGGCCCTCGGGGGTGTTGGTGGCACCGAGGGATGCGGCGAGCTTGTTGACCAGGATGTCGCGGCGTACGGCATCGTTGAGCTGGGCGGGAGCGACACCGCGCTGCTGCAGATACATGGCGGCGAGCTGCTCTTGACCACCGGACTGCTGCTCGAGGACGGCCAGACCGTCCTGGATCTCCTTGCGGCTGACCTTGACGTCGGCGTCGTCGGCGGCCCGCTGGACGACCTGGCCGACGATGAGGTCGTACAGCTTGGCGCGGCTGAGCTGCCCACTGTCCTTGATGAGCTGGGCGGACTGGGGGGAGCTCGCCTGGGCGGTGCGCACGTCCTTCACCTTCGCCTGGACGGTGGACACCTCGATCCGCTCCCCACCGACGACGGCGGCCGCGCCTGGGTGGGCCTCATTGCCGCAGGCGGCGAGGAGGGGCGCGGCGACGAGAAGCGCGGCGGAGACGGTGAGCGCGGTGCGACGACGGCGGTGCAAAGGAGCCTCCCGGCGTGATTGTGCCAACGAAAGGTGTGGCGCGCAGTGCCTCGTCAAGGGGTGGTGGTCGGGCGACGGGCGGGCGCACAAGACCCTGCGGTGATCGATGGTAGGCAGTCTCAGTGGTGTGGGCCACTGATTCGGCCAACGATTCGTCCAGAGCGTCCAGGTGTCACACCTGAGGGACCCGCTCCGCCTTCTCGAGCGCCGGGACCGGCTCCGGACGCAGCATGATCGTCCGGGAGACGACAAAGGTGACCGGGATGGCAGCGGCCGCCGCGATCAGCGGGGCGTAGCGGCTGCCGAAGTGCGCCACGTCCACCAGCAGATAGACGCCGCTGGTGGTGACGATGAAGTTCGCGGCGTTGGTGAGCGGGAACAGCAGGAACTTCCGCCAGGTCGGGCGGGTCCGGTAGGTGAAGTACGAGGTCAGGAAGAAGGACCCGACCATGCTCAGCGCGAAGGCGACGACATGCGCCGCCACGTAGGGCAACCAGGTCAGCAGGGCCAGGTACAGGCCGTAGTACGTCCCGGTGTTCACCACCCCCACCAGGGCGAATCTGACCATCTGGACCTGGACCGTCATCGTCTTACGAGCTCCCCGTCGCGTGTCTGCCGCTCTCCTTCCTGCTGGTGCGGAAGGCCGGCGTTGGTGGCCTTCACCAGGAAGTGCGGTCGCCGCTTCACCTCGTAGTAGATACGGCCGACGTACTCGCCGACCACCCCCAGCATCAGCATCTGCACACCGGCGAGTGCGGTGACCACCACGAGCAGAGTGACATACCCGGGGGTGTCCACGCCGTTCACCAGGGCGACACCGACAATCCAGGCGGCATACGCCATGGCGAGGGTGACCAGCAGAAGTCCGAGATATACGGCCGCGCGCAGCGGCTTGTTGTTGAAGGAGAGCAGCCCGTCCAGGCCGTAGTTGAGCAGTTTGCCGAAACTCCATTTGGAGCGGCCCTGCTCACGCAGCGCATTCTCGTACTCGAAGGTCGTGGTGCGGAATCCGACCCAGGCGAAGAGGCCCTTGGAGAAGCGGTTGTACTCGGTGAGCTCGAGGATCGCGTTCACGGTGCGGCGCGACAGCAGCCGGAAGTCGCCCACACCGTCGACGAGTTGCACGTCGACGAGGCGGTTGATCAGCCAGTAGTAGGCGCGGGCCATGACCGTGCGGGTGACCCGGTCGCCCTTGCGGGTGCGCCGGGCGATGACCTGGTCGAAGCCCTCGTCGTGCAGCTGAAGCATGCGCCGCACCAGCTCCGGCGGGTGCTGGAGGTCGGCGTCCATGATGACGACGGCGTCACCGCCCGCATGCTGGAGGCCCGCGAGCATCGCCGCTTCCTTGCCGAAATTGCGGCTGAAGGAAACATAGCGGGTACGAGGGTCGGCCTCGGCGATCTCCTCGAGGAGAGGGAGCGTCCGGTCCTGGCTTCCGTCGTCCACATAGACCAGCTCGAATTCCTGCCCGAG
The Streptomyces lunaelactis genome window above contains:
- a CDS encoding GtrA family protein — protein: MTVQVQMVRFALVGVVNTGTYYGLYLALLTWLPYVAAHVVAFALSMVGSFFLTSYFTYRTRPTWRKFLLFPLTNAANFIVTTSGVYLLVDVAHFGSRYAPLIAAAAAIPVTFVVSRTIMLRPEPVPALEKAERVPQV
- a CDS encoding glycosyltransferase family 2 protein, coding for MLISIVVPCFNEEEIIGRFHEHVTAELSLLGQEFELVYVDDGSQDRTLPLLEEIAEADPRTRYVSFSRNFGKEAAMLAGLQHAGGDAVVIMDADLQHPPELVRRMLQLHDEGFDQVIARRTRKGDRVTRTVMARAYYWLINRLVDVQLVDGVGDFRLLSRRTVNAILELTEYNRFSKGLFAWVGFRTTTFEYENALREQGRSKWSFGKLLNYGLDGLLSFNNKPLRAAVYLGLLLVTLAMAYAAWIVGVALVNGVDTPGYVTLLVVVTALAGVQMLMLGVVGEYVGRIYYEVKRRPHFLVKATNAGLPHQQEGERQTRDGELVRR
- a CDS encoding SurA N-terminal domain-containing protein: MHRRRRTALTVSAALLVAAPLLAACGNEAHPGAAAVVGGERIEVSTVQAKVKDVRTAQASSPQSAQLIKDSGQLSRAKLYDLIVGQVVQRAADDADVKVSRKEIQDGLAVLEQQSGGQEQLAAMYLQQRGVAPAQLNDAVRRDILVNKLAASLGATNTPEGQATLNKAFTAAAKSLNIDVNPRYGTWDDQKLELGSYKAPWITQVTKEPEPVEPGA